Proteins from a genomic interval of Poecile atricapillus isolate bPoeAtr1 chromosome 1, bPoeAtr1.hap1, whole genome shotgun sequence:
- the PHRF1 gene encoding PHD and RING finger domain-containing protein 1, translated as MDDDSQDELINKNAALGKGKKQCLALLSETESNGGNSWDSEDDTGSEEEDNDTEEEGGEEDKEESGDEELEDCEDDDEEEEEEEESEATVEGMTDALKSEPHLNGVNISSDEDGENCPICLNTFRDQAVGTPENCSHYFCLDCIVEWSKNANSCPVDRILFNYINIRARFGGKILKKIPVENTKTQGTDGEDDPTFCEVCGRSDREDRLLLCDGCDAGYHMECLNPPLSEVPVDEWFCPACAPMGANGAADADHVSEEEVAALMADVVPTTSRLRPHVRTRAIARTRQSERVRATVNRNRITTAQQIRHVPGYLMSSLLDETIEAVVAGLNTAIYQRPLAPRAPTRQKRKTGRRKKVGGKKRTQTKSAAGKKGSGAQLKRRKRLTKKRRGKKTRVRSHGKNEVTTRSRIARTLGLSKPVRGASLPSMYKPTEPSLGLMRADIGAASLSVFGDPYELDPYESNEEVPANPDSPVSAKRRVLSQSALRSHRPVARPISVGLPRSSVPALSPDHEAEAAPVPDLLGSILSGQSLLMMSSSDVVINRDGSLTAKKEAPFHRKSVNDSRVEDGSGPNTHPSTVLSGTTASSSMAGPCISSGLSTRSRPCSSGLFSSPPPSLSRSESAASPAQEKATVKSEYSMTPRSVQTQNTATLSRHGSKLNEMPRFNGKSKNFVPTDSSSKPLSCNLNSGSKAVSVRQPVKPPSQRIDIFELPRIPKIKKETSSRQVEPEPAGSQSCNIPSSCITQLTGKESTNQPGKGSRVEGQKSNSKEPQQQTRPSSTHPSGYSGSSLLGTSRGKGPGSFESFKINIPGNAGHPSRLSSPGFCNTFRPVDDEVQQKESPSPLFSVKKKQVKSEIYDPFEPTGSDSSSANSSPERLGSGIPLTNITRTISIENPKVQTFQTVRRFTPYRVENVFGSGTDSDVPSGNKESPDDVTVASRIVEQISDTEEGDGVDEADVLSSPCTSSAVKEISNTKCLKEESGEGPNVFFNAEELIRPSINVKIEPDSPSKSDGQQKVQKVEQAERRSRSRSCSNSSSRSKKKMKRKKALVKDHKRSRSGSRDRAHSKDRSCRSTSSSGGEEHSKTHASKSKNRRSSTDRSSSHERSKKKKTKDKSKDKKAKTSWSRDRRKSRSRSGSPGSTSDFYENRKKKRRSCSRSRRRDRSRSNSTERTKRRKHRRDKSYERYDKESSLKSRDRKRSRSRSWERRKWRSRSRSPSRSWEHKSSKSKEKRPRSRSRSKERKHRSKETLLPPAPEKDQKPPAASVTGCLEQPHCMKQEPKEELVLEGLSITIQPNVKLEEIKTETPVQLREVQETIKGEPICREVSSETAFPAPEITNICVPVGDVDSFAETDLMNSTDAAVLGSCSNTNLEITVKIENTALCPSLMEQPPKKEVIMHVPAEAAPFQSSSKSKVTDCVREVKEECLVSNENTSNFTKPELEVVPQGPALKSKAPVKRVTWNLQEEESGTLSAGKAPRMPFYKLQRAKEGAWKAEDLNQTLNQVYCQNIPLAPALPSSLPPYAPVSQPTVQFIMQGSLPALGCVAGQSLTPEPGSLATASEPGIQAASVGSAEEKIKVPKPPVDKTKNEEYMKKLHMQERAVEEVKLAIKPFYQKREITKEEYKSILRKAVQKICHSKSGEINPMKVANLVKAYVEKYKHMRKHKKTDGEDTREVEN; from the exons aatGCAAACTCCTGTCCAGTGGATCGAATCCTCTTTAATTACATTAACATTCGGGCACGTTTTGGtggtaaaattttaaaaaag ATTCCTGTTGAGAACACGAAAACTCAGGGTACTGATGGAGAGGATGATCCAACCTTCTGTGAAGTGTGTGGCAGAAGTGACCGCGAGGATCGCTTGCTGCTCTGCGATGGCTGTGATGCAGG gtATCACATGGAATGCCTTAATCCTCCTCTGAGTGAAGTCCCTGTAGATGAATGGTTctgccctgcctgtgctcccaTGGGTGCCAATGGTGCTGCTG ATGCAGATCATGTCAGTGAGGAAGAGGTGGCTGCCCTCATGGCCGATGTTGTCCCCACCACCAGTAGGCTCCGTCCTCATGTCCGAACGCGAGCCATAGCCAGGACTCGGCAGAGCGAACGCGTCCGGGCCACGGTGAACAGGAACCGCATAACAACAGCACAGCAAATTCGG CATGTGCCAGGATACCTCATGTCCTCTCTTCTGGATGAAACAATTGAGGCAGTTGTAGCAGGCCTGAACACAGCCATCTACCAGCGTCCTCTGGCACCACGCGCTCCTACCAGGCAGAAGAGGAAAACTG GAAGGCGGAAGAAAGTAGGAGGCAAAAAAAGAACTCAGACAAAATCTGCTGCTGGGAAGAAGGGTTCAGGGGCACAGCTGAAGAGACGCAAGCGTCTGACAAagaagagaagggggaaaaagacaAGAGTAAGATCACAT GGCAAAAATGAGGTTACGACTCGCTCCCGTATTGCAAGGACACTTGGTCTCAGCAAACCTGTGCGTGGGGCCTCGCTTCCTTCCATGTACAAACCAACAGAGCCCTCCCTTGGGCTGATGAGAGCAGATATTGGTGCAGCTTCTCTCTCTGTGTTTGGAGATCCATATGAGTTGGATCCTTATGAAAG TAATGAAGAGGTTCCAGCAAATCCAGATTCACCAGTGAGTGCCAAAAGGAGAGTTCTCTCCCAGTCAGCACTGAGGTCTCACCGTCCTGTAGCTAGACCCATTTCTGTGGGACTTCCCAG AAGCAGTGTGCCTGCCTTGAGTCCTGATCACGAAGCagaagctgctcctgtgcctgaTCTGTTGGGAAGTATCCTGTCTGGACAGAGCCTTCTCATGATGAGCAGTTCAGATGTGGTCATCAACAGAGATGGTTCACTGACAGCAAAGAAGGAAG CtccatttcacagaaaatcagTGAATGACTCGAGAGTGGAGGATGGTTCAGGGCCTAACACCCACCCAAGTACAGTGCTCTCAGGGACCACAGCAAGTAGCTCCATGGCCGGACCTTGCATTTCCTCGGGACTGAGTACTCGCTCCAGACCCTGCTCCTCAGGCTTGTTCTCATCTCCTCCACCCTCACTGAGCAGGAGCGAGTCTGCAGCAAGCCCTGCACAGGAAAAGGCAACTGTAAAATCAGAATATTCAATGACACCCAGGTCTGTCCAGACTCAGAATACAGCAACTTTGAGCAGGCATGGCTCAAAGTTAAATGAAATGCCCAGATTTAATGGAAAATCTAAAAACTTTGTACCCACTGATTCGTCTTCAAAGCCCCTGAGCTGTAACTTGAATTCTGGCTCAAAAGCTGTATCTGTGAGGCAGCCAGTAAAACCACCTTCCCAGAGAATTGACATCTTTGAGCTTCCCAGGATAccaaagattaaaaaagaaaccagcagcaggcaggtggAGCCAGAACCTGCAGGAAGCCAAAGCTGTAATATCCCCAGCTCCTGTATAACACAGCTAACTGGCAAAGAGAGCACTAATCAGCCAGGAAAGGGTAGCAGGGTGGAAGGTCAGAAGTCAAATTCCAAGGAACCACAGCAGCAGACACGTCCGAGCTCCACCCATCCCAGCGGCTATAGCGGTTCATCGCTGCTGGGCACTTCGAGGGGCAAAGGCCCAGGCTCTTTTGAGAGTTTTAAAATCAATATTCCCGGGAATGCTGGACATCCCAGCAGGCTGTCTAGCCCAGGATTCTGTAATACCTTCCGCCCTGTGGACGATGAAGTGCAGCAGAAGGAGAGTCCTTCACCTCTTTTCTCAGTAAAGAAAAAGCAGGTCAAAAGTGAAATCTATGATCCGTTTGAGCCAACAGGATCAGACTCAAGTTCAGCAAACAGCAGTCCTGAAAGGCTTGGCTCAGGGATCCCACTAACTAATATCACCAGGACTATTTCCATTGAAAATCCAAAAGTTCAAACATTTCAAACTGTCCGTCGTTTCACCCCTTACAGGGTAGAAAATGTATTTGGCTCTGGGACTGACTCTGATGTGCCATCTGGTAACAAAGAGTCTCCTGATGATGTGACAGTAGCAAGCAGGATTGTAGAACAGATCTCTGATACAGAGGAAGGAGACGGTGTGGATGAGGCAGATGTCCTAAGCAGTCCTTGCACTTCATCTGCTGTTAAGGAAATTTCTAATACAAAGTGTTTGAAGGAGGAAAGCGGAGAAGGACCTAATGTGTTCTTTAATGCTGAGGAATTGATTAGACCTAGTATTAATGTGAAAATAGAACCAGATAGTCCCTCAAAGAGTGATGGGCAGCAGAAAGTCCAAAAGGTAGAACAAGCAGAGAGGCGATCACGTTCCAGATCCTGTTCAAACTCCAGCTCTCGAAGCaagaagaagatgaaaaggaaaaaagcacttGTCAAAGACCATAAGAGATCACGTTCAGGGTCAAGAGACAGAGCACATTCAAAGGACCGAAGCTGCAGATCTACCTCTTCATCAGGTGGGGAAGAGCACAGCAAAACACACGCATCAAAATCCAAGAACAGGAGGTCTTCTACTGATCGTTCTAGCAGTCATGAACGatctaaaaaaaagaaaaccaaggaTAAAAGCAAGgataaaaaggcaaaaacttCTTGGTCTAGAGACAGAAGGAAATCCAGGTCACGTTCGGGTAGTCCTGGAAGTACTTctgatttttatgaaaataggaaaaagaaaagacgGTCTTGCTCAAGATCGAGGCGGAGAGACCGCTCCCGGTCAAACAGCACTGAGAGGACTAAAAGGCggaagcacaggagggacaAAAGCTATGAGAGGTATGATAAAGAAAGTAGTTTGAAGTCAAGGGACAGAAAGAGATCGAGATCCAGGTCTTGGGAGAGGAGAAAGTGGAGGTCTCGGTCTCGGTCTCCATCTCGATCTTGGGAGCACAAAAGCAGCAagtcaaaggaaaaaagaccGCGATCCCGATCACGTTCCAAAGAAAGGAAGCACAGATCAAAAGAGACCTTGCTTCCTCCTGCACCAGAAAAGGATCAAAAGCCTCCAGCTGCAAGTGTGACTGGGTGTCTGGAGCAACCCCATTGTATGAAACAAGAGCCAAAAGAGGAGCTGGTACTAGAAGGGCTTTCCATAACCATCCAACCAAATGTCAAACttgaggaaataaaaactgaGACCCCAGTTCAGTTGAGGGAGGTCCAAGAAACTATAAAGGGGGAGCCCATCTGTCGAGAAGTGAGCAGTGAAACTGCATTCCCTGCACCAGAGATCACAAACATTTGTGTCCCAGTTGGTGATGTGGATTCTTTTGCTGAAACAGACTTAATGAATAGTACTGATGCAGCAGTGCTCGGTAGCTGTAGCAATACAAACCTAGAGATTAcagttaaaatagaaaatactgcATTATGTCCATCTCTGATGGAACAACCCCCAAAGAAGGAAGTTATCATGCACGTTCCAGCTGAGGCTGCACCGTTTCAAAGCTCATCCAAAAGCAAAGTCACGGATTGTGTGAGGGAGGTTAAGGAGGAGTGCCTTGTCTCAAAtgaaaatacaagtaatttCACTAAGCCTGAGCTGGAAGTGGTACCTCAGGGCCCTGCCTTGAAATCAAAAGCACCAGTGAAGAGAGTTACCTGGAATCTTCAAGAGGAGGAAAGCGGCACGTTGTCTGCTGGAAAAGCTCCAA GGATGCCATTTTACAAACTTCAGCGAGCAAAAGAAGGGGCCTGGAAAGCAGAGGACTTGAACCAAACGTTAAATCAG GTGTACTGTCAGAACATCCCCCTGGCGCCAGCTCTGCCCTCCAGCCTGCCCCCCTACGCCCCGGTGAGCCAGCCCACGGTCCAGTTCATCATGCAGGGAAGTCTTCCAGCTCTTGGCTGCGTGGCAGGACAGAGCCTCACCCCAGAGCCAGGCAGCCTGGCTACAGCATCTGAGCCAGGAATCCAAGCTGCTTCTGTTGGAAGTGCAGAAGAAAAGATCAAAGTGCCCAAACCTCCAGtggataaaacaaaaaatgaggaa TACATGAAGAAGCTTCACATGCAAGAAAGGGCTGTGGAAGAAGTGAAACTTGCCATCAAACCTTTTTACCAGAAGAGGGAGATTACAAAGGAGGAGTACAAGAGCATCCTGCGGAAAGCAGTGCAAAAG ATCTGCCACAGCAAAAGTGGAGAGATCAACCCTATGAAGGTGGCTAACCTGGTGAAGGCATATGtagaaaaatacaaacataTGAGGAAACATAAGAAAACTGATGGTGAAGATACACGTGAAGTGGAAAACTGA
- the IRF7 gene encoding interferon regulatory factor 7, whose product MAAAEKEGEAQRLRFGQWLLSAISSGNYRGLRWIDSAHTIFRVPWKHNARKDITSSDLEVFKAWAKVSGRYEEGSEDPAKWKTNFRCALSSTHLFKLEQDNSKRGDDPHKVFSIVSATLQHSTEGDSSIPNPAVDQQAAQEQLQLELHPQDMASAIAVPESTDPTQLKTLEDLLRHCDISPRVLGPLTAPWVPTGGFPAGDTPHQDIVLQPHQDTLLQPYTNTSQNSCFPPTTFPQWVPTVEQPTLDTYQATGLMPPEETGAVPAPCHLMEGAVPMQYAAEATLFVPAPSPVPQPRLLLDNTDGIVSILDVTIYYRGKEFHREVVGGSRCLLTYQPPSLPESPCPWHVVHFPSPASVADGKQRRITEELLGVAGLQLEQRAYKVFATRREKCKVFWALSQQLEGVEEPPPNLLYRDQETPIFDFNEFCTELRDFRNGQRRRSPDFTIYLCFGQAFSKTKPKESKLILVKLVPKFCEYYYDQVLQEGASSLDSHTISLQLSNSFDLMELIEQYNMQLG is encoded by the exons ATGGCAGCGGCGGAGAAGGAGGG GGAAGCGCAGAGGCTGCGGTTCGGACAGTGGCTGCTGAGCGCCATCAGCAGCGGGAACTACCGGGGGCTGCGCTGGATCGACTCTGCCCACACCATCTTCCGCGTCCCCTGGAAACACAACGCCAGGAAAGACATCACCAGCAGTGACCTGGAGGTCTTCAAG gCCTGGGCAAAGGTCAGTGGGCGCTATGAGGAAGGCTCCGAGGACCCGGCCAAGTGGAAGACCAACTTCCGTTGTGCCCTGAGCAGCACCCACTTGTTCAAGCTGGAACAGGACAATTCCAAGCGTGGTGATGACCCCCACAAGGTCTTCTCCATTGTCTCAG CCACCCTTCAGCACAGCACGGAGGGAGATTCCAGCATCCCAAACCCTGCGGTGGACCAGCAGGCAGCACAAGAGCAGCTGCAG ctggagctccaCCCCCAAGACATGGCCTCAGCAATCGCTGTGCCAG AAAGCACCGACCCCACACAGCTCAAGACTCTGGAGGACCTGCTGCGGCACTGTGACATCTCTCCCCGTGTCCTTGGCCCACTCACCGCACCCTGGGTGCCCACAG GTGGCTTCCCTGCAGGGGACACTCCCCACCAGGACATTGTGCTCCAGCCTCACCAGgacaccctgctccagcctTACACAAACACCAGCCAAAACAGCTGCTTCCCTCCCACGACATTTCCACAATGGGTGCCCACGGTGGAGCAGCCCACCTTGGACACCTACCAAGCAACGGGCCTCATGCCACCAGAAGAGACAG GGGCCGTGCCAGCGCCGTGCCACCTGATGGAGGGCGCGGTCCCCATGCAGTACGCGGCGGAGGCGACGTTGTTCGTGCCTGCCCCCAGTCCTGTGCCACAGCCACGGCTGCTGCTGGATAACACAG ATGGCATCGTCTCCATCCTGGATGTCACCATCTACTACCGGGGGAAGGAGTTCCACCGGGAGGTGGTTGGGGGCAGCCGCTGCCTGCTGACGTACCAGCCCCCCAGTCTGCCGGAGAGCCCGTGCCCCTGGCACGTGGTGCACTTCCCCAGCCCCGCCAGCGTGGCCGATGGCAAGCAGCGGCGCATCACCGAGGAGCTGCTGGGCGTCGcggggctgcagctggagcaacGCGCCTACAAGGTCTTTGCCACCCGCCGGGAGAAGTGCAAGGTGTTCTGGGCCTTGTCCCAGCAGCTCGAGGGGGTTGAGGAGCCTCCACCCAACCTGCTCTACCGGGACCAGGAAACGCCCATCTTTGACTTCAATGAGTTTTGCACAG AGCTGAGGGACTTCCGCAATGGCCAAAGGCGGCGATCCCCTGATTTCACCATCTACCTCTGCTTTGGGCAGGCCTTCTCCAAGACCAAGCCTAAGGAGTCCAAGCTCATCCTGGTCAAG CTGGTGCCCAAGTTCTGCGAGTATTACTACGatcaggtgctgcaggagggagccTCCTCCCTGGACAGCCACACCATCAGCCTGCAGCTCTCCAACTCCTTTGACCTCATGGAGCTGATTGAGCAGTACAACATGCAGCTGGGCTGA